From the Variovorax paradoxus genome, the window CGCGCCGCTTTTTCATGCCGGCAGTCCGTCACACGGCCGCGCAGTTGCGCGTCTTCGCAGGAGTGCCGAGGCAGCGAAAGCGTGCGCATAGCCCGTGCCTATGAGGGTCATTGCCGCGTCGTCCTCGACAGCGCTTGAAGCGTCATTTAATAATCAAAGCACTTTCTTTGACAAATAACAGGACGATATGACTACACGTTCAAGGGCCTGGCTCGGCGGCGGCCTTGCGGCCCTGGTACTGGGAGGTGCCGGCTACGGGCTCGTCGCGAAGCTCCGGCCGGCGCATGCGGAGGGCGGCGGCATGCCGCCGGCGAAGGTGGCGGTGGCACCCGCGAAGAAGACCGAGATGGCGCGCTTCCTGAGCGGCATCGGCACGCTGGAGGCGAACCGGCAGGTCGAGGTGCCGGCCGAGGTCGAAGGACGCGTGGCGAAGATCCTCTTCACGCCTGGCGGCGAGGTGCGCGCCGGCCAGCTGCTGGTGCAGCTCAACGACGCGCCCGAGCAGGGCGACCTCGAGCGCCTGACGGCCCAGCGCGCCAATGCCAAAACGCTGCTGGAGCGCGCCCGCCGCCTGCTGCCGCAGCAGGCTGCGACGCAGGAGCAGCTCGAACAGGCCCAGGCCGCCTTCGACCAGGCCAGCGGTGACCTGAAGCGCGCACAGGCCGTGCTGGAGCAGAAGCGCATCAAGGCGCCGTTCGATGGCGTGCTCGGCATACGCCGGGTCAACCTCGGGCAGTTCGTGCGCGCAGGCGATGCGCTGGTGTCGCTCACCGACAGCCGCACGCTGTTCGCGAACCTCACGCTGCCCGAGACGGCCCTGCCCGCGCTCCAGCGCAACCAGCAGGTGGCGCTGTCGGTCGATGCGTACCCGGGCCGCGTGTTCCAGGGACGGCTCAGCACCATCGAACCGCAGATCGGCAGCGACACCCGCACCGTGCGCCTGCAGGCCACCGTCGACAACGCCGACGGCGCGCTCGCACCGGGCATGTTCGTCAGCGGGCGGGTGGCATTGCCCGCGCGCGCCGACGCCATCACCGTGCCCGAGACCGCCATCACCTACAGCACGCACGGCGACTCGGTGTTCGTGGTGCAGCCGGCCGGAAAGGGCGACGGCTTCACCGCGCAGCAGGTGTTCGTGAAGACCGGCGACCGCCAGGACGGGTCGGTCGTGGTCGAGAAGGGCCTCGCGCCCGGCGACAGGGTCGTCACCTCGGGCCAGCTGCGCCTGTACACCGGCGCCGCCGTGGTGCCGACGGAGAAGGACACGCTGGCCCTGCAGGAACCGAAGTCATGAAGTTCACCGACCTCTTCGTGCGCCGGCCCGTGCTGGCGCTGGTGGTGAGCACGCTCATATTGCTGCTGGGCGCGCGTGCGCTGGGCGACCTGCCGGTGCGGCAATATCCGCTGACCGAGAGCACCACGCTCAACATCACCACGCAATACCCCGGCGCCTCGCCGGAGCTGATGCAGGGCTTCGTCACGCAACCGATCGCGCAGGCGGTGGCGACCATCGAGAACGTCGACTACCTGTCGTCCTCGTCCACGCTGGGCCGCAGCGTGATCAGCGTGCGCATGAAGCTCAACGCCGACGCCAACCAGGCGCTCACGCAGGCGATGGCGCAGGTCAGCCAGGTGAAGTACCGGCTGCCGGCCGAGGCCTTCGACCCGGTCATCCTGAAGTCCTCGGGCGAGGCCACGGCCGTGGCCTACGTCGGCTTCTCCAGCAAGACGATGCCGATGCCCGCGCTCACCGACTACCTCTCGCGCGTGGTGCAGCCGCAGTTCGCCTCCATCACCGGCGTGTCGGGCGTGGAGGTCTCGGGCGGACAGACGCTGGCGATGCGCGTCTGGCTCGACCCCAACCGCATGGCCGCGCGCGGCATCTCGGCCGGCGATCTGGCCGACGCGCTGCGCCAGAACAACGTGCAGGCCGCGCCGGGGCAGGTGAAGGGCCTGTACGTGGTGTCCAACATCCGCGTGAACACCGACCTGGTGAACGTGGCCGAGTTCCGCGACATGGTCGTCAAGCGCGAGGGTGACGCCATCGTGCGGCTGGGCGACGTGGCCACCGTGGAACTGGGCGCGGCCAGCGCCGACAGCAGCGCCACCATGGACGGCGTGCCCGCCATCTACCTCGGCCTGCAGGCGGCACCCAACGGCAACCCGCTGGTGATCGTCAAACGCATCCGCGACCTGCTGCCAGGCATCAAGCAGAACCTGCCGCCGGGGGTGGAGGTGCAATTGCCGTTCGAGCTCGCGCGCTTCATCGAGGCCTCGATCGACGAGGTGCAGCAGACGCTGCTGGAGGCCATCGCCATCGTGGTGCTGGTGATCTTCCTGTGCCTGGGCTCGGTGCGCGCGGTGCTCATTCCGGTGGTGACCATTCCGCTGTCGATGCTGGGCGCGGCCGCCCTGATGCTGCTGTTCGGCTTCAGCATCAACCTGCTGACGCTGCTGGCGATGGTGCTGGCCATCGGGCTGGTG encodes:
- a CDS encoding efflux RND transporter periplasmic adaptor subunit, producing the protein MTTRSRAWLGGGLAALVLGGAGYGLVAKLRPAHAEGGGMPPAKVAVAPAKKTEMARFLSGIGTLEANRQVEVPAEVEGRVAKILFTPGGEVRAGQLLVQLNDAPEQGDLERLTAQRANAKTLLERARRLLPQQAATQEQLEQAQAAFDQASGDLKRAQAVLEQKRIKAPFDGVLGIRRVNLGQFVRAGDALVSLTDSRTLFANLTLPETALPALQRNQQVALSVDAYPGRVFQGRLSTIEPQIGSDTRTVRLQATVDNADGALAPGMFVSGRVALPARADAITVPETAITYSTHGDSVFVVQPAGKGDGFTAQQVFVKTGDRQDGSVVVEKGLAPGDRVVTSGQLRLYTGAAVVPTEKDTLALQEPKS